A genomic segment from Polyangium mundeleinium encodes:
- a CDS encoding PAS domain-containing protein — MKLHERLAALESSPVPTWVFDLDFFRQRWANKPALELWRASTPEELYGRDYSDMSESTRARMRGYIDGFRVGRTAEEEWTLYPKGEPVTVKLFMTGVPLDDDRTGVLIQGFVKEKAPSPDLVRSIEALRHTSVMVTLLDMAGEIVLQNPAAQRAFGASAPFHARFPDDVVPETLLAAARAGEVFSLETAVRTEAGERWHAVEARTLPDPATGQTVILVHHTDETARRGAERRAAEEGQLAEALRGTLALVERQKQEILALTAPVLEVSSRTIALPIIGALDAARAAEMEGRILGAVSARGAEHVILDLTGADALTAETAEQVARLGHAIRLLGARPIATGITSKLARTLVHANVDLGGILLLRSLRDGIEAARRERT, encoded by the coding sequence ATGAAGCTTCACGAACGGCTCGCCGCCCTGGAATCCTCCCCCGTCCCGACCTGGGTGTTCGATCTCGACTTTTTCCGCCAGCGCTGGGCGAACAAACCTGCCCTCGAGCTTTGGCGCGCGAGCACTCCGGAGGAGCTCTACGGCCGCGATTACTCCGATATGTCGGAGTCGACGCGAGCGCGGATGCGCGGGTACATCGACGGATTCCGCGTGGGGCGGACGGCTGAGGAGGAATGGACGCTGTATCCGAAGGGCGAGCCCGTGACGGTGAAGCTCTTCATGACGGGTGTGCCGCTCGACGACGACCGGACGGGCGTGCTGATCCAAGGGTTCGTCAAGGAGAAGGCGCCGAGCCCGGATCTCGTGCGCAGCATCGAGGCGCTGCGGCACACGTCCGTGATGGTGACGCTGCTCGACATGGCAGGGGAGATTGTCCTGCAAAACCCTGCGGCGCAACGGGCGTTCGGGGCTTCGGCGCCATTTCATGCGCGCTTCCCGGACGACGTCGTTCCGGAGACATTGCTCGCTGCGGCGCGGGCCGGGGAGGTGTTTTCGCTGGAGACGGCCGTGCGCACGGAAGCGGGCGAGCGCTGGCACGCGGTCGAGGCGCGTACGCTGCCGGATCCGGCGACGGGACAGACGGTGATCCTCGTGCACCACACCGACGAGACGGCGCGGCGCGGGGCGGAGCGGCGGGCGGCCGAGGAGGGGCAGCTCGCGGAGGCGCTCCGGGGGACGCTCGCGCTCGTGGAGCGGCAGAAGCAGGAGATCCTGGCCCTCACGGCGCCAGTGCTCGAAGTCTCGTCCCGCACGATTGCGCTGCCGATCATCGGGGCGCTCGATGCGGCGCGCGCGGCGGAGATGGAAGGCCGGATCCTCGGGGCCGTTTCGGCGCGCGGCGCCGAGCACGTGATCCTGGATCTGACCGGCGCCGATGCGCTCACGGCGGAGACGGCCGAGCAGGTGGCGCGCCTCGGACATGCGATTCGTCTGCTCGGGGCGCGGCCGATCGCCACGGGCATCACGTCGAAGCTCGCGCGGACGTTGGTCCATGCCAATGTGGACCTCGGCGGGATCCTCTTGCTCCGGAGCCTGCGCGACGGAATCGAGGCGGCGCGGCGCGAGCGGACGTAA
- a CDS encoding MYXO-CTERM sorting domain-containing protein yields the protein MSPKLPLAAAASLALLAASGGAAAYCPSYTASSPSNDHDCAIEAVAGTNPTNDEWNVIFDLVSQGPAAWGNDGPSVTNIGQGCGKPEPYQSVPARFPCELLKALTKVESGWRQFCVPTLPADQVGGESRTIISFDCGYGIGQVTSGMHVGENPDFDRERVASDPFYNLATSTRILAAKWKATNCVGDNQPKVVEHWYTATWAYNGLAYVNNPNNPNYDPNRGVWKPSVGGAAPYQEKVYGFMEFNSQWETITPAYPNPGDIGGGTSPPALSDPDCASPTDCEAKRPTHVTTCNGAVGGSGGAGGSGGAGGSGSGGAGGSGGAGGSGNGGDNGGGNGGAGGDAGGNASAGGAGPDDDDGNGAVRGVITCQCRAAGTNETIPGWLGLATLAALGGLGARRRRR from the coding sequence TTGAGCCCCAAGCTTCCCCTCGCCGCCGCCGCCTCGCTCGCCCTCCTCGCCGCGAGCGGCGGTGCCGCCGCTTATTGCCCCTCCTACACCGCGTCGAGCCCCTCGAACGATCACGACTGCGCCATCGAGGCCGTGGCCGGGACGAACCCCACGAACGACGAATGGAACGTCATCTTCGACCTCGTCTCGCAGGGCCCCGCGGCCTGGGGGAATGACGGCCCCTCCGTCACCAACATCGGCCAGGGCTGCGGCAAACCCGAGCCTTACCAATCCGTCCCCGCGCGGTTCCCTTGCGAATTGCTGAAGGCCCTCACGAAGGTCGAGTCCGGCTGGCGCCAGTTCTGCGTCCCCACGCTGCCGGCGGATCAGGTCGGCGGCGAATCACGCACGATCATCTCCTTCGATTGTGGTTATGGCATCGGCCAGGTCACGAGCGGCATGCACGTCGGGGAAAACCCGGATTTCGACCGCGAGCGCGTGGCCTCCGATCCGTTCTACAACCTCGCCACGAGCACCCGCATTCTCGCGGCGAAATGGAAGGCGACGAACTGCGTCGGCGACAACCAGCCCAAGGTCGTCGAGCACTGGTACACGGCCACGTGGGCCTACAATGGCCTCGCCTACGTGAACAACCCGAACAACCCGAACTACGACCCGAACCGCGGCGTGTGGAAGCCGTCCGTGGGCGGCGCCGCGCCGTACCAGGAGAAGGTCTACGGGTTCATGGAATTCAATAGCCAGTGGGAGACGATCACGCCGGCCTACCCGAACCCCGGCGATATCGGCGGAGGCACGAGCCCGCCCGCGCTCTCCGATCCCGATTGCGCCTCCCCCACGGATTGTGAAGCCAAACGCCCGACCCACGTCACCACGTGCAACGGCGCGGTCGGCGGAAGCGGTGGCGCAGGCGGAAGCGGTGGCGCAGGCGGAAGCGGAAGCGGCGGCGCAGGCGGCAGCGGCGGCGCAGGCGGCAGCGGCAACGGCGGCGACAACGGCGGCGGCAATGGCGGCGCAGGCGGAGACGCAGGCGGGAACGCGAGCGCCGGCGGAGCCGGCCCCGACGACGACGACGGCAATGGCGCCGTTCGCGGCGTCATCACCTGCCAGTGCCGCGCCGCCGGCACCAACGAAACCATTCCCGGCTGGCTCGGCCTCGCGACGCTCGCCGCCTTGGGTGGGCTCGGCGCGCGCCGCCGCCGCCGCTAA
- a CDS encoding IS4 family transposase gives MLDAETASSAEAWAAEEFGHADLGDPRRTRRLTRMAAQAVLYPSGKVSEVFQVDAHRQGAYDFLESRHIDVGAILEATGLATARRCAKEMFVFVAIDATSLTLTDHNRSKDFGAVGTHGRGTRGLKVVCGLAVDAQGVPCGLTSMQWWAREQKQKEDSAKRKLHEKELGHWANVITETSERLAMAASGCCAWYQLDREADAWQLLLHLSTSGHWFTVRGKANRRLMSETGASRYVFDELARPSARKGSFSLWISAAPGRTERMARMSAHVAAVTLSLRDGWNKRWRALPLYAVRVLETSSVPAGEPRIDWLLYTNHPVQTLEDALLVAHGYSQRWRIEDFFRTWKTGQCNVESTQLQGTQQVKIWGSMLAAIATRTERLKHLARTQPDLPATEELATYEVEALVLLKRKRKKKNEQIPDGIPPIALAVQWIAELGGYTGKSSGGPPGSVTISRGLERLAPAAEMLRVLRENGLVR, from the coding sequence ATGTTGGATGCAGAGACAGCCTCGTCGGCGGAAGCGTGGGCGGCGGAGGAGTTTGGGCATGCGGACCTTGGAGACCCGCGCCGGACCCGGCGGCTGACGCGCATGGCCGCGCAGGCGGTGCTGTATCCGTCGGGAAAGGTGAGTGAAGTCTTCCAAGTCGATGCCCACAGGCAGGGAGCGTACGACTTCCTGGAGAGCCGACACATCGACGTAGGGGCCATCCTCGAGGCCACCGGTCTTGCCACCGCGCGCCGTTGCGCCAAGGAGATGTTCGTCTTCGTCGCCATCGATGCCACCAGCCTGACGCTCACGGATCACAACCGCAGCAAGGACTTCGGCGCGGTCGGCACGCATGGTCGAGGCACCCGCGGGCTGAAGGTCGTTTGCGGTCTCGCCGTCGACGCGCAGGGGGTGCCCTGCGGCTTGACGTCGATGCAGTGGTGGGCGCGAGAGCAGAAGCAGAAAGAAGACAGCGCCAAGCGCAAGCTGCACGAAAAGGAGCTCGGCCACTGGGCCAACGTGATCACCGAGACGTCCGAGCGGCTCGCCATGGCGGCGTCGGGTTGTTGTGCCTGGTACCAGCTCGACCGGGAGGCTGATGCCTGGCAGCTTTTGCTTCACCTCTCGACGAGCGGGCACTGGTTCACCGTGCGGGGCAAGGCAAACCGCCGGCTCATGTCGGAGACGGGTGCGAGCCGATACGTGTTCGACGAGTTGGCGCGCCCGAGCGCCCGAAAGGGCTCCTTTTCCCTTTGGATCTCGGCCGCACCGGGTCGCACGGAGCGAATGGCGCGGATGAGCGCGCATGTCGCGGCTGTCACGCTGTCGCTTCGAGACGGGTGGAACAAGCGTTGGCGCGCGTTGCCGCTGTATGCCGTGCGCGTCCTCGAGACCAGCAGCGTGCCCGCGGGCGAGCCTCGCATCGATTGGCTGCTGTACACCAACCACCCCGTGCAAACGCTCGAGGATGCGTTGCTGGTCGCCCATGGTTACAGCCAGCGCTGGCGCATCGAGGACTTTTTCCGGACGTGGAAGACGGGCCAGTGCAACGTCGAGTCCACGCAACTTCAAGGGACCCAACAAGTCAAAATCTGGGGCAGCATGCTCGCAGCCATCGCCACACGCACCGAACGTCTCAAGCACCTCGCGCGCACCCAACCGGACCTGCCAGCGACCGAAGAGCTCGCGACATACGAGGTCGAGGCCTTGGTGCTGCTCAAGCGGAAACGGAAGAAGAAGAACGAGCAGATCCCCGATGGGATCCCGCCCATCGCGCTCGCCGTGCAGTGGATCGCCGAGCTCGGCGGCTACACAGGCAAGTCTTCCGGAGGTCCCCCCGGCTCCGTCACCATCAGCCGCGGCCTGGAGCGCCTGGCCCCCGCAGCAGAGATGCTGCGGGTCCTCAGGGAGAATGGGCTCGTGAGATGA
- a CDS encoding ATP-grasp domain-containing protein: MRNVVFVLPFVTEGALKFVSGTANVPGVRLGVLAQDPADKLPPSIKDRLAGHWQVQNAFDARQIAEGVQGIAEQMGPIDRLIGSLEPLQEPLAEVRAALGLPGMSPEVARNFRDKAVMKTIFESKGVPCARHRLAHRREEALDFLADVGLPVVVKPPAGACSVDTFRLETQGDLDAYLARMAAEGGPVLFEEFLRGEEHSLDAVTVNGRMVWYSISKYWPSPLTVMENPWMQWCVLSPRHVDVPAYASIRETGENAVRALGLTTGLTHMEWFQRPDGSVAVSEIGARPPGAHFMTLLSHAHDVDFHGAWAKLMVDDTFEVPERKYAVGAAYLRGAGTGRVKAVHGIAEANAEIGSLVVEARLPTPGQQQGNAYDGVGFVMLRHEDTDLVAQALRRAVEILRVELE; this comes from the coding sequence ATGCGCAACGTGGTCTTCGTCCTGCCGTTCGTCACGGAGGGCGCCCTCAAGTTCGTCTCCGGAACCGCGAACGTGCCCGGGGTTCGCCTGGGCGTCCTCGCCCAGGATCCGGCGGACAAGCTCCCGCCCTCGATCAAGGATCGCCTCGCCGGCCACTGGCAGGTGCAAAACGCCTTCGATGCGCGTCAGATCGCCGAGGGTGTCCAGGGGATCGCGGAGCAGATGGGGCCCATCGATCGCCTCATCGGCTCGCTCGAGCCGCTCCAGGAGCCGCTCGCCGAGGTCCGCGCCGCGCTCGGACTGCCGGGCATGTCGCCCGAGGTCGCGCGGAACTTCCGCGACAAGGCCGTGATGAAGACCATCTTCGAGAGCAAAGGCGTCCCCTGCGCGCGCCACCGCCTCGCCCACCGCCGCGAAGAGGCCCTCGACTTCCTCGCCGACGTCGGCCTCCCGGTCGTCGTCAAGCCCCCGGCCGGGGCTTGCTCCGTGGACACGTTCCGCCTGGAGACGCAGGGCGACCTCGACGCGTACCTCGCGCGGATGGCCGCCGAGGGCGGCCCCGTCCTGTTCGAGGAGTTTTTGCGGGGCGAGGAGCATTCGCTCGACGCGGTGACGGTGAACGGCCGGATGGTGTGGTATTCGATCTCGAAGTACTGGCCGTCGCCGCTCACGGTGATGGAAAATCCATGGATGCAATGGTGCGTCCTGTCGCCGCGGCACGTGGACGTGCCGGCGTACGCGTCGATCCGGGAGACGGGCGAAAACGCGGTCCGCGCGCTCGGGCTCACGACGGGCCTGACGCACATGGAATGGTTTCAGCGGCCGGACGGCAGCGTGGCCGTCTCGGAGATCGGCGCGCGCCCGCCCGGCGCGCATTTCATGACGCTGCTCTCGCACGCGCACGACGTGGATTTCCACGGCGCCTGGGCGAAGCTCATGGTGGACGACACATTCGAGGTGCCGGAGCGGAAATATGCGGTGGGCGCGGCGTATCTGCGCGGCGCGGGGACGGGTCGCGTGAAGGCGGTGCACGGGATTGCCGAGGCGAACGCGGAGATCGGCTCGCTCGTGGTCGAGGCGCGCCTGCCGACGCCGGGGCAGCAGCAGGGCAATGCCTACGACGGGGTGGGATTCGTGATGCTGCGGCACGAGGACACGGATCTGGTCGCGCAGGCGCTGCGGCGGGCGGTCGAGATTCTGCGCGTCGAGCTCGAATGA
- a CDS encoding CapA family protein, giving the protein MAPHRVTAPLALVVAVAACGNDRADTTNLAPAPAPAAPAPELPDAGDEDPSDAAAPDASTKTPAFVTVFAAGDVSFGRLVGQILLREPDRALFAPMDHLLRAADVRFVNLEGPISDQGNETVSPENNLVFNGPPASADVLARAGIDVVSTANNHAWDYGKSAMLETLDHLDRVSVLHAGTGATLEKAFEPAIVTRRGFRLAFLAVTDVWNQGALSKHPGRAHVAGADREALVRAVRALRAQRDIDGIFVSHHGGEEYREDPLPGTRALAEAVIDAGADAFLGHHPHVVQGVAFHAGKPIVYSLGNLLMRMHSGHPWTEMGLAVKIELEKGAPPRLFACPFRIHGIEPIPLARDPRRKTYESHFFGRFQALSRRVGGASLGPAGEDGCAPVAPPPSAKTPTSSDSLAPNFP; this is encoded by the coding sequence ATGGCTCCGCATCGAGTCACCGCTCCCCTCGCGCTCGTCGTGGCCGTCGCCGCATGTGGGAACGATCGCGCGGACACCACGAATCTCGCGCCCGCCCCGGCGCCCGCGGCGCCCGCCCCGGAGCTCCCGGATGCCGGGGACGAGGACCCGAGCGACGCCGCGGCGCCGGATGCATCGACGAAAACCCCTGCATTCGTCACCGTATTCGCCGCGGGCGACGTGAGCTTCGGCCGCCTCGTCGGCCAGATCCTCCTGCGCGAGCCGGATCGCGCCCTGTTCGCCCCGATGGACCACCTCCTGCGCGCGGCGGACGTGCGGTTCGTCAATCTGGAGGGGCCCATCAGCGATCAGGGAAACGAGACCGTCTCCCCCGAGAACAACCTCGTCTTCAATGGCCCTCCCGCCTCGGCCGACGTCCTCGCGCGCGCCGGAATCGACGTCGTCTCGACGGCGAACAACCACGCCTGGGATTACGGCAAATCGGCCATGCTGGAGACGCTCGATCACCTCGATCGTGTCTCCGTCCTGCACGCGGGCACGGGCGCGACCCTCGAAAAGGCCTTCGAACCCGCCATCGTCACGCGGCGCGGGTTTCGCCTGGCCTTCCTCGCGGTCACCGACGTCTGGAACCAGGGCGCCCTTTCCAAGCACCCGGGCCGCGCCCACGTCGCCGGTGCCGATCGCGAGGCCCTCGTCCGCGCCGTGCGGGCGCTCCGCGCGCAGCGCGACATCGATGGGATTTTCGTCAGTCATCACGGCGGCGAGGAGTACCGCGAAGATCCGCTCCCCGGCACGCGCGCCCTCGCCGAGGCCGTCATCGACGCGGGCGCCGACGCCTTCCTCGGCCACCACCCGCACGTCGTGCAAGGCGTCGCGTTCCACGCCGGAAAGCCCATCGTCTACAGCCTCGGCAACCTGCTCATGCGCATGCACAGCGGCCACCCGTGGACCGAGATGGGCCTCGCCGTGAAAATCGAGCTCGAAAAAGGCGCCCCTCCCCGCCTCTTCGCGTGCCCGTTCCGCATTCACGGCATCGAACCGATCCCCCTCGCCCGCGATCCGCGGCGCAAGACCTACGAATCCCACTTTTTTGGTCGATTCCAGGCCCTGTCGCGCCGCGTCGGGGGCGCGTCCCTCGGCCCCGCCGGCGAGGACGGATGCGCACCCGTTGCGCCGCCTCCCAGCGCCAAAACACCGACGTCCTCAGATTCCCTCGCACCGAACTTTCCGTAG
- a CDS encoding endonuclease/exonuclease/phosphatase family protein, with product MSFVYRDERASRVLVAGDFTGWGKDPIPLVKREGTDLWVLTTRPLPRGLHAYKLVVDGRWTADPANPLDVDDGLGGRNSAFVVGGRELGDPAAIRVLSLNLHTYQERGLQDGAVVNDSIPKIERIAFGVAAMGLDVLLLQEVGEHVSNPAEPNAGRILQEHLERFTRRRWEHVWREAHIGFDVYHEGLSILSSGPIEDVTVLQLSEGPLARIALLARTTVKETKIRVGTTHVSWGSDGGAQVARLLAEAARLPGGDHAATLLAGDLNGSPEDRQVALFVERGYTDVGMATRNVWPTFGEKTLTSRIDYQMLRATAGRRAARIEAFVRVFDGAGPEDGLHPRVSDHAGIVGAYRWDMG from the coding sequence GTGTCCTTCGTCTACCGCGACGAACGCGCTTCCCGCGTGCTCGTGGCCGGCGATTTCACCGGCTGGGGCAAGGACCCGATTCCGCTCGTGAAGCGCGAAGGCACGGATCTGTGGGTCCTCACGACGCGGCCGCTGCCGCGCGGGCTGCACGCGTACAAGCTCGTCGTGGATGGCCGGTGGACCGCGGACCCGGCAAACCCGCTCGACGTCGACGACGGGCTCGGGGGGCGGAACTCGGCGTTCGTCGTGGGAGGGCGTGAGCTCGGTGATCCCGCGGCGATCCGCGTGCTCTCGCTGAACCTGCACACCTACCAGGAGCGCGGCCTGCAGGACGGCGCGGTGGTGAACGATTCGATCCCGAAGATCGAGCGGATCGCGTTCGGCGTGGCGGCGATGGGGCTCGACGTGCTGCTCTTGCAGGAGGTCGGCGAGCACGTGTCGAACCCGGCCGAGCCGAACGCCGGGCGGATCTTGCAGGAGCACCTCGAGCGGTTCACGCGGCGGCGCTGGGAGCACGTGTGGCGAGAGGCCCACATCGGGTTCGACGTGTACCACGAGGGGCTGTCGATCCTGTCGTCGGGCCCGATCGAGGACGTGACGGTCTTGCAGCTCAGTGAAGGTCCGCTCGCCCGCATCGCGCTGCTCGCGCGGACGACTGTCAAAGAGACCAAAATCCGGGTGGGGACGACCCACGTGTCGTGGGGATCGGACGGCGGAGCGCAGGTCGCGCGTCTGCTCGCCGAGGCCGCCCGGTTGCCGGGGGGTGATCACGCCGCGACGCTCTTGGCAGGGGATCTCAATGGAAGCCCCGAGGACCGGCAGGTCGCGCTCTTCGTGGAGCGTGGATATACCGACGTGGGAATGGCCACGCGCAACGTGTGGCCCACGTTCGGGGAGAAGACGCTGACGAGCCGGATCGATTACCAGATGCTCCGGGCCACGGCGGGCCGGCGCGCGGCGCGTATCGAGGCGTTCGTCCGGGTGTTCGACGGCGCCGGGCCCGAGGATGGGCTGCACCCGCGCGTGAGTGATCACGCGGGGATCGTGGGCGCGTATCGCTGGGACATGGGATAG